In the genome of Massilibacillus massiliensis, one region contains:
- a CDS encoding diguanylate cyclase: MIQSWFSSLQTRLLVCIMIMSVLLLLFSVPIVWEASRNNERAQYISTINSCSKPFFAAVEALSFERGRTYIILSNDWMDMKTHLAIIKERRMQAGQNMEVGLARLREVDPVLTEQLQLAYTNFLSLRDRADQQAVLPPALRDPDFPKEWFVQSTVFISELINALEIIGHRNHAPDLFYFNYHFQLDCIYFRVFAGENGSLLIAAASQGKTIPNEQYQSFIESRGKVDYLWSHIDRQLEVSHNSILRQKKEKVFHEYYGIYRPYQNEFAHQVVQKPVAEEKVKQLVEISAPAMDAIFDLVSAADLENCDYINEIKAKAAAELRWAYEAVFLMVVGIVFIYGYFMSSLFRPLQRIIAVIQSIAQGHADADLHLDKQRKDEIGWLARGVLVLQSKMKKEQELNLKNEVLANTDSLTGIYNRHMFKREIKAILARADLCSEPISMAALDLDNFKKVNDSWGHAVGDQVLKRMVRTVEAHICKEDYFFRFGGEEFIILMPGVALAAAADAAENLRIVLAQVAYPEAGQVTVSIGIAERRREECFQLFYKRADENLYRAKKYGRNRVVGSVDAVRQVIWRSEWESGHPEIDHQHRELFEKTKELVELTELFPSEQAHTLVKIDAILEKIKEHFDAEMQVLRQFGYPHVHEHQTMHEDLLLKAAELHEKCLKNESGASAFILFIFDDIILEHTVKEDILFFPYTKK, from the coding sequence GTGATCCAAAGTTGGTTTAGTTCTTTACAAACAAGATTGTTGGTTTGCATTATGATCATGAGTGTGCTGCTGCTGCTTTTCTCAGTGCCGATTGTTTGGGAGGCTTCAAGAAACAATGAACGAGCACAATATATATCGACAATTAATTCGTGCAGTAAACCGTTTTTTGCTGCTGTGGAAGCACTGAGTTTTGAGAGAGGTCGAACCTATATTATTTTATCTAATGATTGGATGGATATGAAGACTCATCTTGCAATTATAAAAGAACGGCGTATGCAGGCAGGGCAGAATATGGAGGTGGGTTTGGCACGATTGCGTGAAGTAGATCCTGTTCTGACGGAACAACTGCAGCTGGCGTATACGAATTTTCTGTCATTACGCGACAGAGCAGATCAGCAGGCTGTGTTGCCGCCTGCCTTACGAGATCCTGATTTTCCCAAAGAGTGGTTTGTGCAATCAACTGTTTTTATTTCTGAACTCATCAATGCTCTAGAAATAATTGGGCATAGAAATCATGCACCGGATTTATTTTATTTTAATTATCATTTCCAGTTGGATTGCATTTATTTCAGAGTATTTGCCGGAGAGAACGGCAGCCTTCTGATCGCTGCGGCAAGTCAGGGAAAAACGATTCCAAATGAACAATATCAATCGTTTATTGAATCCCGGGGCAAGGTCGATTACCTGTGGTCGCATATTGACAGACAGTTAGAGGTTTCACATAATTCGATACTGCGGCAAAAAAAAGAAAAGGTATTTCACGAATACTATGGTATCTATAGGCCTTATCAGAATGAGTTTGCGCATCAGGTGGTACAAAAACCGGTAGCAGAAGAAAAGGTGAAGCAGCTTGTAGAAATATCTGCACCTGCAATGGATGCGATTTTTGATCTGGTATCAGCAGCCGATCTTGAGAATTGTGACTATATCAATGAAATCAAGGCGAAAGCCGCGGCAGAGTTGAGATGGGCGTATGAGGCTGTTTTCCTGATGGTCGTGGGTATTGTTTTTATTTATGGATATTTTATGAGTTCCCTATTTCGTCCGTTGCAGCGGATTATAGCTGTAATACAAAGCATTGCCCAAGGACATGCAGATGCTGATTTGCATCTGGATAAGCAGCGGAAGGATGAAATTGGCTGGCTGGCACGCGGTGTTTTGGTTCTGCAGTCGAAAATGAAGAAAGAGCAGGAGCTCAATCTGAAAAATGAAGTTTTAGCAAATACCGATAGTTTGACCGGCATCTATAACCGGCATATGTTTAAACGGGAAATAAAGGCTATTTTGGCACGAGCAGACCTCTGTAGTGAACCAATTTCTATGGCAGCACTGGATCTTGATAATTTTAAAAAAGTCAACGATTCATGGGGCCATGCAGTTGGCGATCAGGTTTTAAAGCGTATGGTGCGGACTGTGGAAGCCCACATCTGTAAAGAAGATTATTTTTTCCGGTTCGGCGGAGAGGAGTTTATCATCTTGATGCCGGGAGTTGCGCTTGCTGCAGCTGCAGACGCAGCTGAAAATCTGAGAATCGTGCTGGCACAAGTTGCGTATCCGGAAGCTGGTCAGGTCACAGTCAGTATAGGAATCGCTGAAAGACGGCGGGAGGAATGTTTTCAACTTTTTTATAAACGGGCAGATGAAAATTTATATCGTGCAAAAAAATATGGGCGAAACCGTGTAGTGGGATCAGTCGACGCCGTGCGGCAAGTGATTTGGAGATCGGAATGGGAGAGCGGTCATCCGGAGATTGATCATCAACACCGGGAATTGTTCGAAAAAACAAAAGAACTGGTTGAATTGACAGAGCTTTTTCCTTCGGAACAGGCGCATACCTTGGTGAAAATAGATGCGATTCTGGAGAAAATTAAAGAACACTTTGATGCGGAGATGCAGGTGCTGCGGCAGTTTGGCTATCCGCATGTGCATGAGCATCAGACAATGCATGAAGATTTATTATTAAAAGCGGCAGAATTGCATGAGAAATGCTTAAAGAATGAGAGCGGTGCCTCAGCGTTCATTTTATTCATTTTTGATGATATTATTTTAGAGCATACCGTAAAAGAGGATATACTTTTCTTTCCTTATACAAAAAAATAA
- a CDS encoding ECF transporter S component has product MVSAKTQYITKLGILSAIAVILMFFEVPLPMMPVFLKLDASELPAIIGAFAFGPMAGVIIELIKNVLHAANTQTMGIGEVANFLVGVAFVLPAGYLYQRYHSQRGAVIALVAGTFSMMFLASLMNYFILLPIYQAVLNFPLDQIIYMGTIANPQIVDLKTFIALGIAPFNMIKGIVMSLLTLMIYRKLFHVLCER; this is encoded by the coding sequence ATGGTTTCTGCCAAGACACAATATATTACGAAGCTTGGAATTTTATCGGCAATTGCTGTGATTTTAATGTTTTTTGAAGTTCCTTTGCCAATGATGCCTGTTTTTTTGAAATTAGATGCGAGTGAACTGCCAGCGATTATTGGGGCTTTTGCGTTCGGACCGATGGCGGGGGTGATCATTGAACTGATAAAAAATGTGCTGCATGCCGCGAATACGCAAACTATGGGAATTGGGGAGGTCGCAAATTTTCTGGTTGGTGTAGCATTTGTTTTGCCGGCTGGTTATTTATATCAGCGTTATCATAGCCAAAGGGGTGCCGTGATTGCACTTGTTGCAGGGACTTTTTCGATGATGTTTTTAGCATCTTTGATGAATTATTTTATTTTGCTGCCCATATATCAAGCCGTACTAAATTTTCCTTTAGACCAAATTATCTATATGGGAACAATTGCAAATCCGCAGATCGTTGATTTGAAAACTTTTATTGCATTAGGAATTGCGCCGTTTAACATGATAAAAGGTATTGTAATGTCTCTTTTGACTTTGATGATTTATAGAAAACTATTTCATGTCTTGTGTGAACGATGA
- a CDS encoding TetR/AcrR family transcriptional regulator: protein MEKKKGRPRNVETEKAILEAAYDLLLECGFAVVTVEKIAERAKVSKATIYKWWPNKAAVVMDGFLSAAMSRLPVPNTGSVREDIITQIENLADFLMSREGKVINELIAEGQFNTKIAEEYRLRYFNPRRLDSRRILERGVERGELRKELDVELCIDLIYGPLFYRLLITGEKVDRSFIECTVSYIFRGIQPLDSAI, encoded by the coding sequence TTGGAAAAGAAAAAAGGGCGCCCACGTAATGTTGAGACTGAAAAGGCAATTCTGGAGGCCGCATATGATTTGTTGTTGGAGTGTGGTTTTGCAGTAGTGACTGTTGAAAAAATTGCTGAAAGGGCCAAGGTGAGTAAAGCTACAATCTATAAGTGGTGGCCCAATAAGGCAGCGGTAGTTATGGACGGTTTTTTATCTGCTGCTATGTCTAGACTGCCAGTTCCTAATACAGGCTCTGTTAGAGAAGATATAATAACTCAGATTGAGAATTTGGCTGATTTTTTGATGAGTCGAGAGGGTAAAGTCATCAATGAACTTATTGCAGAGGGACAATTTAACACAAAAATTGCAGAAGAATATCGATTAAGATATTTTAATCCGCGAAGGTTGGATTCGAGGCGTATCTTAGAACGAGGCGTAGAGAGAGGAGAACTACGGAAAGAGCTTGATGTAGAATTATGTATAGATTTAATTTATGGACCACTTTTTTATCGCTTGTTGATAACTGGAGAGAAAGTGGATCGTTCATTTATAGAGTGTACGGTCAGTTATATTTTTCGAGGAATCCAGCCATTGGATTCTGCTATATAA
- the dcuS gene encoding DcuS/MalK family sensor histidine kinase, with the protein MIVVFLAIGCVSNAKRVQYLFGEKGFSMRANKSFFSLQNNFVILTFLVILVSLLVTDFLISDKIGSSTYEQLNLKAVQIANVMANTPVVVDGLINQKDEDEIQTFSEKIREISDVHFIVVMDMNRIRKSHPDRSKIGTYYETDDADEAFAGKSQTSVAHGSLGESLRVFSPVYTEEGNQIGVVLVGIMIDEVSNTVSQSRYSVLFGSICGLLIGMVGAFLLARHIKKMTFGLEPFVIAKMLEERNAILASVREGIFAVDRNSRITVINTEALRLFHKAGINDEAVGKDVEAFVPNTRMQNVLKTGVAELDQEQELEGVTLLTNRVPICVNGEIVGVVATFRDKTEMRKLAEKLVDLKIYAEALRAQTHEFMNKLHVIIGMLHMQSYDELKEYVMKISHQYQLEIGTVVKKIKDPIVAGFLLGKLSWAREAGIEMELSESCFLPDMADSELVNDLIVIMGNLIDNAVDAVAKEEIKKIDISIVQICNELKLEVRDTGGGISQEAYENIYKNGFSTKGENRGVGLYILKRSIKRLRGRISFISEVGKGTTFYVNLPYRSEERFFD; encoded by the coding sequence GTGATAGTTGTATTTTTGGCAATTGGCTGCGTATCAAATGCAAAAAGAGTGCAGTACTTATTTGGAGAAAAGGGGTTCTCGATGCGTGCAAATAAATCATTTTTTTCATTACAAAATAATTTTGTCATACTTACTTTTCTAGTAATTTTAGTGTCGTTGCTCGTAACGGATTTCTTAATCAGTGATAAGATCGGAAGCTCGACTTATGAACAACTAAATTTAAAAGCTGTTCAAATTGCAAATGTTATGGCAAACACACCTGTTGTAGTCGATGGACTTATAAATCAAAAAGATGAGGATGAAATTCAGACATTCTCTGAAAAAATTCGTGAAATCAGCGATGTACACTTTATTGTTGTTATGGATATGAATCGTATTAGAAAATCACATCCGGACAGAAGCAAAATAGGCACTTATTATGAAACTGATGATGCAGATGAAGCTTTCGCTGGAAAAAGTCAAACCTCTGTCGCACATGGATCTTTAGGTGAATCTTTAAGAGTTTTTTCTCCAGTATATACGGAGGAAGGAAACCAGATTGGCGTAGTTTTAGTGGGAATTATGATTGATGAAGTATCTAATACAGTGAGTCAGAGTAGATACAGTGTTCTTTTTGGCAGCATTTGCGGACTTTTAATTGGTATGGTGGGCGCTTTTTTATTAGCTAGGCATATTAAGAAAATGACATTTGGTCTGGAACCATTTGTGATTGCAAAAATGCTTGAGGAGCGTAATGCGATTCTTGCATCTGTGCGGGAAGGAATTTTTGCTGTAGATAGGAATTCACGCATTACCGTTATCAATACGGAGGCGTTGCGATTGTTTCATAAAGCCGGAATCAATGATGAGGCGGTCGGCAAAGATGTAGAGGCATTTGTTCCAAATACAAGAATGCAGAATGTTCTAAAAACTGGTGTTGCTGAGTTGGACCAGGAGCAAGAATTGGAGGGCGTAACTTTGTTGACGAATCGCGTGCCGATTTGTGTGAATGGAGAAATTGTCGGTGTAGTTGCGACTTTCCGTGATAAAACTGAAATGCGCAAATTGGCTGAGAAATTAGTAGATCTTAAAATTTATGCCGAAGCGCTTCGTGCACAAACTCATGAATTTATGAATAAACTGCATGTCATTATCGGGATGCTGCATATGCAGTCCTATGATGAATTAAAAGAGTATGTGATGAAAATCTCACATCAATATCAGCTGGAAATTGGGACGGTCGTAAAAAAGATTAAAGATCCTATTGTTGCAGGTTTTTTATTAGGTAAATTAAGCTGGGCACGTGAGGCTGGCATAGAAATGGAATTGTCAGAATCATGTTTTCTTCCGGATATGGCGGATTCTGAACTGGTCAACGACTTAATTGTGATTATGGGAAATTTAATAGATAATGCGGTTGATGCAGTGGCAAAAGAAGAAATCAAAAAAATAGATATTAGTATTGTGCAAATCTGTAATGAGCTCAAGCTGGAGGTTCGTGATACGGGCGGGGGAATTTCACAAGAAGCGTATGAGAATATTTATAAAAATGGTTTTTCTACAAAAGGTGAAAATCGAGGCGTTGGATTGTACATCCTAAAACGCAGTATAAAACGGCTGCGGGGGAGGATATCTTTTATCTCGGAGGTGGGAAAGGGAACTACTTTTTATGTAAATTTGCCGTACAGGAGTGAGGAGCGATTTTTTGATTAG
- a CDS encoding MarR family winged helix-turn-helix transcriptional regulator, producing the protein MDFDLIDLPARKKLQELSTDFPELDVSAVESNLKFLRTAYEMHHFTYDMLEKFGLSKGKFTILIIMYSEDKENGLNPSVLAQKAGVSRATVTGLLTRLERDGIVERKNDLQDKRMTYVKLSQKGIKMLDKILPLHFMHTAKLMRGLTEHDRMQLDTLLQKIRNGIAAASK; encoded by the coding sequence ATGGATTTTGATTTAATCGACCTGCCGGCACGCAAAAAGCTGCAGGAATTATCGACAGACTTTCCCGAATTAGATGTATCCGCTGTAGAATCCAACCTTAAATTTTTGCGAACTGCCTATGAAATGCACCACTTTACGTATGATATGCTGGAAAAATTCGGCCTGTCCAAAGGCAAATTTACCATATTAATCATCATGTATTCAGAGGATAAAGAAAATGGCTTAAACCCATCCGTCCTCGCACAAAAAGCCGGCGTCAGCCGTGCTACCGTAACAGGCCTGCTGACCAGACTGGAACGCGATGGCATCGTGGAACGAAAAAACGACCTGCAGGATAAACGCATGACGTACGTAAAACTAAGCCAAAAAGGTATAAAAATGCTGGATAAGATCCTGCCTTTACATTTTATGCATACGGCTAAATTGATGCGTGGTTTAACTGAGCATGATCGTATGCAATTGGATACATTATTACAAAAAATCAGAAATGGTATTGCCGCTGCCAGCAAATAA
- a CDS encoding methyl-accepting chemotaxis protein — protein MKLNQIGTKIILVAVSILVVSLSIVACLNYNNAKNALIDLAETDLVSRTEVYAKEIGMWLDWRKDEVTILANQPQVRNGDQAVALQTLQEEVKRNPIFSRFWLVDAKGQSIHTNGSQTNIADRTYFKEVMSTGKTVITNPIISKADGKMVLSVVAPIKKDNQIIGALGGTVSIDSLIKRISEIKVADTGYASVVQGNGMTIIHPNTDLIMKQNPLKDENTDKALKEIVEKMTKGETGIGEYQAAGKEQYVIYAPIPGATWSMSLTVPSEEVLSRLAVLRNASIATSFIILVLVILLVLYLVRRIVKPIEALNSAMNHISTGDLSIKTVNIYSNDELGRMGESYTTMNAYLREMISKLKNVSTNVAASAEQLTDNAQQSAQMVQQVAEAISDVASGTENQVNAVQSTVKATEDMANHTHHLAANSETIAVTSSKASTAAKTGGESIHAVIEQMNSIESTVGSSAELITKLGQRSQEIGKIVDTIAGIASQTNLLALNAAIEAARAGEQGRGFAVVAEEVRKLAEQSEDAAKQIAGLIGQVQADTDQAVIAMNQGTKEANIGTTVVNDAGKAFQEIYGLVDQVTTQINDAIGAIQAIDQGSKKIAESVKHVDKVNNDIAGQTQSVSATTEEQAASTEEIAASSNALAKLAEDIKSIVDKFRL, from the coding sequence ATGAAATTGAATCAAATTGGTACCAAGATTATTTTAGTTGCAGTATCGATACTTGTGGTATCATTATCAATTGTAGCGTGTCTGAATTATAACAATGCAAAAAATGCGTTGATTGATTTGGCAGAAACGGATTTAGTTTCACGTACTGAGGTTTATGCAAAAGAGATCGGTATGTGGTTGGATTGGCGTAAAGATGAGGTAACAATTTTAGCAAATCAGCCGCAAGTTCGTAATGGCGACCAAGCAGTAGCTTTGCAGACTCTACAAGAAGAAGTAAAACGCAATCCGATATTTTCTAGGTTCTGGCTAGTGGATGCCAAAGGACAATCTATACATACAAATGGTAGTCAGACGAATATTGCAGATAGAACTTATTTTAAAGAAGTTATGTCTACAGGAAAGACTGTCATTACGAATCCGATTATTTCTAAAGCAGATGGCAAGATGGTTTTATCTGTAGTTGCACCAATTAAAAAGGACAATCAAATTATTGGTGCATTGGGCGGGACTGTTTCAATCGATAGCTTGATTAAGCGGATTAGTGAAATTAAAGTTGCCGACACAGGTTATGCATCGGTCGTACAGGGGAATGGGATGACGATCATTCATCCAAATACGGACCTTATTATGAAACAGAATCCATTAAAAGATGAGAATACGGATAAAGCATTAAAAGAAATTGTTGAGAAGATGACAAAAGGTGAGACTGGGATAGGAGAATATCAAGCTGCTGGGAAAGAGCAGTATGTAATATATGCACCGATTCCAGGCGCAACATGGAGCATGAGTTTAACAGTTCCTTCGGAAGAAGTTTTATCTAGATTAGCAGTACTGCGTAATGCCTCTATTGCGACTAGTTTCATTATTTTAGTGTTAGTTATCTTGCTAGTTTTGTACCTAGTACGACGAATTGTAAAACCGATTGAAGCGTTAAATTCAGCAATGAATCATATTTCTACCGGTGATTTGAGTATTAAAACAGTAAATATTTATTCTAATGATGAACTCGGACGAATGGGCGAATCGTATACGACGATGAATGCTTACTTACGGGAAATGATTTCGAAATTGAAGAATGTTTCGACGAATGTTGCAGCTTCTGCGGAGCAATTAACAGATAATGCACAGCAGTCCGCGCAAATGGTGCAGCAGGTTGCAGAAGCAATTAGTGATGTAGCCAGCGGTACAGAAAATCAAGTGAACGCAGTGCAGAGCACCGTAAAAGCTACAGAAGATATGGCGAATCATACACATCACTTAGCGGCAAACTCAGAAACAATTGCAGTGACATCTTCAAAAGCTTCAACAGCGGCGAAAACCGGTGGTGAAAGCATACATGCTGTTATTGAACAAATGAACAGCATTGAAAGTACAGTAGGAAGTTCGGCTGAATTGATTACGAAATTAGGACAACGTTCGCAAGAAATAGGAAAAATCGTGGATACGATTGCCGGTATTGCGAGTCAAACGAATTTACTTGCTTTAAATGCGGCAATTGAAGCTGCTCGAGCAGGTGAGCAAGGTCGTGGTTTTGCTGTAGTTGCTGAAGAAGTTCGGAAATTGGCCGAACAATCGGAAGATGCAGCGAAACAAATCGCTGGCTTAATTGGTCAAGTGCAAGCAGATACTGATCAGGCAGTTATTGCAATGAACCAAGGAACGAAGGAAGCAAATATTGGAACGACGGTTGTAAATGATGCCGGAAAAGCTTTCCAAGAAATTTATGGTTTGGTTGATCAGGTAACAACGCAAATTAATGATGCAATTGGTGCGATTCAAGCAATTGACCAAGGTAGTAAAAAAATTGCTGAATCCGTAAAACATGTAGACAAGGTAAATAATGATATTGCCGGACAGACACAATCTGTTTCAGCTACAACGGAAGAACAGGCAGCATCAACAGAAGAAATTGCTGCATCTAGTAATGCGCTGGCGAAACTTGCAGAAGACATTAAGAGTATTGTTGATAAGTTTCGGTTGTAA
- a CDS encoding MFS transporter: MQNKTISQVPDWIILLLAISCGIIVANLYYAQPLIGPISMDTGLPLSSAGFIVTLTQLGYVIGLLFIVPLCDLIENKKLILFTLGIVILALLGAFFIHNAVLFLAISFFIGLGSVATQILIPYATYLSAEENRGQVVGNVMSGLLLGIMLARPIASFITNAWGWQAVFLLSAVITTILTALLSYILPKRQPIPTMHYVRLIGSLFSLLKTKKILRRRAFYQACLFGAFSLFWTVSPLWLAHHFHLSQQEIALFALAGVSGAIAAPIAGRLADKGWSKRLTGIAIIIAALSFLLPHIFDHYTGSLTMFVIAAITLDMSVSGNLVLSQRIIYSLGSEIRGRVNGVFMAVFFVGGAVGSALGGWAYAYGSWQLASMIGIGFPIVALLYYFTEV; encoded by the coding sequence ATGCAAAACAAAACTATTTCACAGGTTCCAGACTGGATTATATTGTTACTGGCTATCTCGTGCGGCATAATCGTAGCCAATCTCTATTATGCGCAGCCATTGATCGGACCTATAAGCATGGACACCGGATTACCTTTATCCTCGGCAGGATTCATTGTAACGCTAACACAACTTGGTTACGTTATAGGTTTACTATTTATCGTGCCACTTTGTGATCTCATTGAAAATAAAAAGTTGATCCTGTTTACATTAGGTATTGTAATTTTAGCATTACTAGGAGCCTTCTTCATTCACAATGCAGTATTGTTTCTAGCCATATCTTTTTTTATCGGACTGGGCTCAGTCGCGACACAAATATTGATTCCTTATGCAACATACTTATCAGCAGAGGAAAATCGTGGTCAAGTCGTAGGCAATGTGATGAGTGGACTTTTGCTCGGCATTATGCTTGCACGGCCAATAGCTAGTTTCATTACAAATGCGTGGGGCTGGCAAGCAGTCTTTCTTCTTTCTGCTGTCATTACAACCATATTGACTGCCTTGCTAAGCTATATACTCCCTAAACGTCAACCTATACCTACAATGCATTATGTAAGATTAATCGGCTCTTTATTCTCACTCTTAAAAACAAAAAAAATATTACGCCGCCGCGCATTTTATCAAGCCTGCTTATTTGGTGCTTTTAGCCTATTTTGGACAGTAAGCCCGTTATGGTTAGCACACCATTTTCATTTGTCACAGCAGGAAATTGCCTTATTCGCACTAGCGGGTGTATCTGGTGCTATAGCTGCTCCGATCGCCGGCAGATTAGCCGATAAAGGCTGGTCTAAACGTTTGACTGGTATAGCCATTATCATCGCCGCCCTCTCTTTTTTACTTCCTCATATATTTGATCATTACACAGGATCCTTGACAATGTTTGTCATTGCCGCAATTACTTTGGATATGTCTGTATCCGGCAATCTTGTTCTTAGCCAGCGTATAATTTATTCTTTAGGCAGTGAAATACGAGGTCGCGTAAACGGAGTTTTTATGGCTGTTTTCTTTGTCGGCGGAGCTGTCGGTTCTGCGTTAGGCGGTTGGGCATATGCCTATGGCAGTTGGCAGCTGGCTTCGATGATCGGGATCGGGTTTCCTATCGTTGCACTGCTATATTACTTTACTGAGGTATAG
- a CDS encoding DHA2 family efflux MFS transporter permease subunit, with the protein MHASECKETHEFKVLPIMTALLISGFIGMFSETALNIAINDLMHLFDITPATIQWLTTIYLLTLGILVPVSGFLIKWFTTRQLFITSLCFSILGFFMAALAPSFSILLISRILQAIGSGLLLPLIFNTVLIIFPPQKRGTAMGIVGLVILSAPAIGPTLAGLLTEHLSWHWIFWCSLPLLLVSLLFGIKYMQNLSTITRPPIDLLSIGLSTLGFGSIVFGFSNAGDVRGLNTPEVYISLGLGTISLVMFTVRQLSLDQPILNLRAFMYPMFSLGVFLVMIVMMIILASVIILPIYLQGGLGISMSLAGLIMLPGGLINGIMSQVSGRLFDRTGPKLLVLIGFFITTLVMWLFSTLTQSSTIFLVILLHSGLMLGTAMIMTSVQTNALNQLPRPLYPDGTAIMTTLQQIAGAIGTALAMCFLSVGQKNYLATAANVSDPVIIAKSLIAGSQTAFLFVLAITIIGVLFALLLKRVKL; encoded by the coding sequence ATGCATGCATCCGAATGCAAAGAAACGCATGAATTTAAAGTTCTGCCGATCATGACTGCACTTCTCATTAGTGGCTTCATTGGCATGTTCAGTGAAACGGCATTAAATATTGCAATCAATGATTTAATGCATCTTTTTGACATTACCCCGGCAACCATACAATGGCTGACAACCATTTACTTATTAACACTTGGCATTTTAGTTCCCGTTTCAGGCTTCCTAATTAAATGGTTTACAACAAGACAACTGTTCATCACATCCCTTTGCTTTTCAATCCTCGGCTTTTTTATGGCGGCACTTGCCCCCAGCTTTTCTATTTTATTAATTTCACGTATTTTGCAGGCGATCGGAAGCGGACTGTTGCTCCCACTTATCTTTAATACCGTTTTGATTATTTTTCCACCCCAAAAAAGAGGTACCGCCATGGGCATCGTTGGCCTGGTTATTTTATCTGCGCCAGCAATCGGACCTACCTTGGCCGGCCTGTTGACTGAACATCTCAGTTGGCATTGGATCTTTTGGTGCTCACTGCCCCTTTTACTTGTTTCCCTGCTTTTTGGCATCAAATATATGCAGAATCTATCGACCATTACAAGACCGCCCATCGATTTACTCTCCATAGGATTATCCACGCTCGGCTTTGGCAGCATCGTCTTCGGCTTTAGCAATGCCGGAGATGTCAGGGGCTTAAATACACCTGAAGTATACATTTCCCTTGGCTTAGGAACTATATCGCTTGTCATGTTTACCGTCCGGCAGTTATCGTTAGATCAACCAATTCTCAATCTGCGCGCTTTTATGTACCCCATGTTTTCTCTTGGTGTCTTTCTGGTGATGATTGTTATGATGATCATCCTGGCTTCGGTCATTATTTTACCGATCTACCTACAAGGCGGTCTTGGCATATCCATGTCTCTTGCCGGTCTTATCATGCTACCGGGCGGTCTGATCAATGGAATTATGTCTCAGGTATCCGGGCGGCTGTTTGATCGAACAGGTCCCAAACTTCTTGTTCTGATCGGTTTTTTCATTACAACGCTCGTCATGTGGCTTTTCTCCACGCTGACGCAGTCTTCAACAATTTTTTTGGTTATTCTGCTGCATTCAGGGCTGATGCTTGGTACAGCAATGATTATGACCTCCGTACAGACGAATGCACTCAATCAGCTGCCACGTCCACTGTACCCGGATGGAACCGCCATTATGACTACCCTGCAGCAAATCGCCGGTGCCATCGGTACCGCACTTGCGATGTGCTTTCTATCCGTGGGACAGAAGAACTATTTAGCTACTGCAGCCAACGTTTCTGACCCGGTCATTATCGCAAAAAGCCTGATTGCCGGATCACAAACCGCTTTTTTATTCGTCCTCGCTATTACGATTATTGGTGTACTCTTTGCCTTGTTGCTTAAACGCGTCAAACTATAA